In Pseudomonadota bacterium, the following are encoded in one genomic region:
- the cysK gene encoding cysteine synthase A — MPTTSLLDLIGNTPLIRFERMGGGRVFGKAEFLNPGGSVKDRPARHMIEVAERDGKLKPGGAIVEATSGNTGIGLAMVGVRRGYRVILCMPENMSEERKKVISAFGAECVLTPAAESLDGALRKAYALRDEIEGAWIPQQFENPANPEVHYLETGPEIWEQSGGRVDSFVAGVGSGGTLAGVGKFLKEKNPDVRIIAVEPKNVSALLGHEPGLHQIQGIGDGFIPTVLDVKIINHVVEVTDDEAVAVTRRLAREEGLLVGTSSGANVFAALREAAFLGPDASVVTVLPDRAERYFSTALL; from the coding sequence ATGCCCACGACATCCCTGCTCGATCTCATCGGAAACACGCCCCTCATCCGCTTCGAACGCATGGGCGGCGGCCGCGTCTTCGGCAAGGCCGAGTTCCTGAACCCCGGCGGCTCGGTCAAGGATCGGCCGGCCAGGCACATGATCGAGGTCGCCGAGCGCGACGGAAAGCTCAAGCCCGGCGGGGCGATCGTCGAGGCGACCTCCGGCAACACGGGGATCGGCCTCGCCATGGTCGGCGTGCGGCGCGGCTACCGCGTGATCCTGTGCATGCCGGAGAACATGAGCGAGGAGCGCAAGAAGGTGATCTCCGCGTTCGGCGCCGAGTGCGTGCTGACGCCCGCGGCGGAGTCGCTCGACGGCGCGCTGCGCAAGGCGTACGCGCTGCGCGACGAGATCGAGGGCGCGTGGATCCCGCAGCAGTTCGAGAACCCGGCGAACCCGGAGGTGCACTACCTCGAGACCGGCCCCGAGATCTGGGAGCAGAGCGGCGGCCGGGTCGACTCGTTCGTCGCCGGGGTCGGATCCGGCGGCACGCTCGCGGGCGTGGGCAAGTTCCTCAAGGAGAAGAACCCGGACGTGCGGATCATCGCCGTGGAGCCGAAGAACGTCTCGGCGCTGCTCGGCCACGAGCCCGGGCTGCACCAGATCCAGGGGATCGGCGACGGCTTCATCCCCACGGTGCTCGACGTCAAGATCATCAACCACGTCGTCGAGGTCACGGACGACGAGGCGGTCGCGGTGACGCGGCGGCTCGCGCGCGAGGAGGGGCTCCTCGTCGGCACCTCTTCGGGCGCCAACGTCTTCGCCGCGCTGCGCGAGGCGGCGTTCCTCGGCCCGGACGCCTCGGTCGTCACCGTGCTCCCGGATCGCGCGGAGCGCTACTTCTCCACCGCGCTGCTGTAG
- a CDS encoding GAF domain-containing protein codes for MTEPDAPDPARRLQRAEQQLRVLRDVALALESTMSFDEVLTLAVERITLLMSAERSTLFLLEADGALVSRVIVGEGVDEIRLAEGQGIAGWVARHGVPAIVPDVKRDARFDPKWDARTGFETRSVACHPVTGRHGRPIGVAEVLNRSGGGAFDEGDLESLGLLCGQLALTIENSRMLVDLVAKNRAITAAKLELERRCRDLALLLDLERLAARAEDVNALASVVLSRVNELVGSRTAVLHLVDEAGSTSRAMTVGHTRCRILRVELGSGFSGWVAAKGREALVNSPEGDPRFQEAIVRRIGDPLESLAAVPLLFGEDQRSHGSLLAANKPGGFVEGDLGMLRLVAALLTQAVEQLRDRISRERERRLATVGRLLAGVLHDLKSPMTVVSGYAEMLAAKTADPESADYLVQINKALERIAHMAGEIIAFSKGEREVLPHPCAVGPFIEAFVKQIQPQVDAAGVRLTCCLRTAGVVRFDEEKMTRAFHNVVNNAVEAMSSGGELTVEVYRAGADVVFGFTDTGPGIPEEIQGTVFESFVTSGKENGTGLGLAVAREIVEAHAGRISFTTVKGRGTTFLINVPV; via the coding sequence ATGACCGAGCCCGACGCGCCCGATCCCGCGCGGCGCCTGCAGCGGGCGGAGCAGCAGCTCCGCGTGCTCCGCGACGTCGCCCTCGCCCTCGAATCGACGATGAGCTTCGACGAGGTGCTCACCCTCGCGGTCGAGCGCATCACGCTGCTCATGTCCGCCGAGCGGTCGACGCTGTTCCTCCTCGAGGCCGACGGCGCGCTCGTGTCGCGCGTCATCGTGGGCGAGGGCGTCGACGAGATCCGCCTTGCCGAAGGGCAGGGGATCGCGGGCTGGGTGGCGCGCCACGGCGTCCCGGCGATCGTGCCGGACGTGAAGCGCGACGCGCGGTTCGATCCGAAGTGGGACGCGCGGACCGGCTTCGAGACGCGCAGCGTCGCCTGCCACCCGGTCACCGGGCGGCACGGGAGGCCGATCGGCGTCGCCGAGGTGCTCAACCGATCCGGCGGCGGGGCGTTCGACGAGGGCGATCTCGAGTCGCTCGGCCTCCTCTGCGGCCAGCTCGCGCTCACGATCGAGAACTCGCGGATGCTCGTCGATCTCGTCGCCAAGAACCGCGCGATCACCGCGGCCAAGCTGGAGCTCGAGCGCCGGTGCCGGGATCTGGCGCTGCTCCTCGATCTCGAGCGGCTCGCCGCGCGCGCCGAGGACGTGAACGCCCTTGCGTCCGTGGTCTTGAGCCGGGTGAACGAGCTCGTCGGCTCGCGCACCGCGGTGCTCCACCTCGTGGACGAGGCCGGCTCCACGAGCCGCGCCATGACGGTCGGGCACACGCGCTGCCGCATCCTGCGCGTCGAGCTGGGCAGCGGGTTCTCGGGCTGGGTGGCGGCCAAGGGGAGGGAGGCGCTCGTCAACTCGCCGGAGGGCGACCCCCGCTTCCAGGAGGCGATCGTGCGCCGGATCGGCGACCCGCTCGAGAGCCTCGCCGCGGTGCCGCTGCTGTTCGGCGAGGATCAGCGGAGCCACGGGTCGCTCCTCGCCGCCAACAAGCCGGGCGGCTTCGTCGAGGGCGATCTCGGCATGCTCCGGCTCGTCGCGGCGCTGCTCACCCAGGCGGTGGAGCAGCTTAGGGATCGGATCTCGCGCGAGCGGGAGCGCCGCCTGGCGACGGTCGGGCGCCTGCTCGCCGGCGTGCTCCACGACCTCAAGTCGCCGATGACGGTTGTCTCCGGCTACGCCGAGATGCTCGCGGCCAAGACGGCCGATCCGGAGAGCGCGGACTACCTCGTGCAGATCAACAAGGCGCTGGAGCGCATCGCGCACATGGCCGGCGAGATCATCGCGTTCTCCAAGGGCGAGCGCGAGGTGCTCCCGCACCCGTGCGCGGTCGGGCCGTTCATCGAGGCGTTCGTGAAGCAGATCCAGCCGCAGGTCGACGCCGCGGGCGTGCGCCTCACGTGCTGCCTGCGGACCGCCGGCGTCGTCCGCTTCGACGAGGAGAAGATGACGCGCGCGTTCCACAACGTGGTGAACAACGCGGTCGAGGCGATGTCGTCGGGCGGCGAGCTGACGGTGGAGGTCTACAGGGCCGGAGCCGACGTCGTGTTCGGCTTCACGGACACCGGCCCCGGCATCCCCGAGGAGATCCAGGGCACGGTGTTCGAGTCGTTCGTCACGAGCGGCAAGGAGAACGGCACCGGGCTCGGCCTCGCGGTGGCGCGGGAGAT
- the holA gene encoding DNA polymerase III subunit delta, with protein MDVLALLDAVDRGEFAPVYFVHGKERFLVEQLVTKLRDALVKGPMAGFNFRRVRAKDTTGAEISAEARAVPMMSSHRLVVVDDADKLKAEDWDALEGYLAAPIPETTVVFLAEKFDLRRNPFSRANKRKEIHAAEPLTEKSLPAFVRGRAKARGVQLGPGADSAIASAIGADAAAIDDAVVRLGLYAGPGGTAREEDVAEVVTSVRQRSVFDLVDAIGGRKRAEAVALLERLLAAREEPLRLLALLARHYRQLLAARIEVHRGTGEAELASRLGVHPFVAKKLAAQCGRFSGAELETALARLARADLDLKSSRRPSNLILEEAVVGLALGA; from the coding sequence ATGGACGTCCTCGCGCTCCTCGACGCCGTCGACAGAGGTGAATTCGCGCCGGTCTACTTCGTGCACGGCAAGGAGCGGTTCCTCGTCGAGCAGCTCGTGACGAAGCTGCGCGACGCGCTCGTCAAGGGGCCGATGGCGGGGTTCAACTTCCGGCGGGTGCGGGCCAAGGACACCACGGGCGCCGAGATCTCGGCCGAGGCGCGCGCCGTGCCCATGATGTCCTCCCACAGGCTCGTGGTCGTCGACGACGCGGACAAGCTCAAGGCGGAGGACTGGGACGCGCTCGAGGGGTACCTCGCGGCGCCGATCCCGGAGACGACGGTCGTGTTCCTCGCCGAGAAGTTCGATCTGCGCCGCAACCCGTTCTCCCGCGCGAACAAGCGCAAGGAGATCCACGCCGCGGAGCCGCTCACCGAGAAGAGCCTGCCGGCGTTCGTCCGCGGCCGCGCGAAGGCGCGCGGCGTCCAGCTCGGGCCGGGCGCGGACTCGGCGATCGCCTCGGCGATCGGGGCGGATGCGGCGGCGATCGACGACGCGGTCGTCCGGCTGGGCCTGTACGCGGGCCCGGGCGGGACGGCGCGGGAGGAGGACGTGGCCGAGGTCGTCACGTCGGTGCGCCAGCGGTCGGTCTTCGACCTCGTCGACGCGATCGGCGGACGGAAGCGCGCGGAGGCCGTGGCGCTGCTCGAGCGGCTGCTCGCCGCCAGGGAGGAGCCGCTCAGGCTGCTCGCCCTCCTCGCCCGGCACTATAGGCAGCTGCTCGCGGCCCGCATCGAGGTGCACCGCGGGACCGGAGAGGCGGAGCTCGCGTCGAGGCTCGGCGTGCACCCGTTCGTCGCGAAGAAGCTCGCGGCGCAGTGCGGGCGGTTCAGCGGCGCGGAGCTGGAGACGGCGCTCGCGCGGCTCGCCCGCGCGGATCTCGACCTCAAGTCGAGCCGGAGACCTTCGAACCTGATTCTCGAAGAGGCGGTGGTAGGGCTCGCGCTCGGCGCGTGA
- a CDS encoding site-2 protease family protein, with the protein MTERARGEARSPVLNVALFIITVVTVFMAGAVYLPAQTLFGMARNGLEFTAALMGILVCHEAGHYVAARRRRIDASLPYFIPVPPFLSMFGTFGAIILMRGRIRSRDALIEVGAAGPLAGMAVAVPLLFVGLADCPVGPIPTEGFIEGQSLLYMLAKHVVLGPIPQGYDVYIDHSPLAWAGWIGLLVTMLNLLPIGQLDGGHVFYALFGDLHAAASRWFLRGLFALGGAVVIALGMDAWSLGLRGEELVYAALPGAPWLLLGTILLVLNRGTRFRHPPTDGGALSPGHAAVGVLCLVVFVATFMPIVMRPIL; encoded by the coding sequence GTGACTGAGCGGGCGCGCGGCGAGGCGAGGAGCCCCGTGCTGAACGTCGCGCTCTTCATCATCACCGTCGTCACCGTGTTCATGGCCGGCGCCGTCTACCTGCCCGCGCAGACGCTCTTTGGGATGGCCCGCAACGGCCTCGAGTTCACCGCGGCGCTCATGGGGATCCTCGTGTGCCACGAGGCCGGCCACTACGTCGCGGCGCGGCGGCGGCGCATCGACGCGTCGCTGCCCTACTTCATCCCGGTGCCGCCGTTCCTCTCGATGTTCGGGACGTTCGGCGCGATCATCCTGATGCGCGGCCGCATCCGCTCGCGGGACGCGCTCATCGAGGTCGGCGCCGCCGGGCCGCTCGCGGGCATGGCCGTGGCCGTGCCGCTCCTCTTCGTCGGGCTCGCCGACTGCCCGGTCGGCCCGATCCCGACCGAGGGGTTCATCGAGGGGCAGTCGCTCCTATACATGCTCGCCAAGCACGTCGTGCTCGGGCCGATCCCGCAGGGCTACGACGTGTACATCGACCACTCGCCGCTCGCGTGGGCCGGCTGGATCGGGTTGCTCGTCACCATGCTCAACCTGCTGCCGATCGGCCAGCTCGACGGCGGGCACGTCTTCTACGCCCTGTTCGGCGATCTCCACGCTGCGGCCTCGCGCTGGTTCCTGCGCGGCCTGTTCGCGCTGGGCGGGGCCGTGGTCATCGCCCTCGGCATGGACGCGTGGTCGCTCGGCCTGCGCGGCGAAGAGCTCGTTTACGCGGCGCTGCCGGGCGCGCCCTGGCTGCTCCTCGGCACGATCCTCCTCGTCTTGAACCGCGGCACGCGTTTTCGGCACCCGCCCACGGACGGCGGTGCGCTGTCGCCCGGCCACGCCGCGGTCGGCGTCCTGTGCCTCGTCGTGTTCGTCGCGACGTTCATGCCGATCGTGATGCGGCCGATCCTCTAG
- a CDS encoding SPFH domain-containing protein: protein MGLINFIKKGVQELMIARPDTAKGFALYKHPDQTIPKFSQLTVDSDEVAIFFKDGKVVGKLPPGRHTLDTSNIPFLSNLVDSFTGGNVLISEVFFVSTRLFPSIKFGGRIGSVEDPKSGVPVETMVHGEFSIQIVDPETLIIGLVGMAQTDNESFFSWFKQQVLKVIRDQTAELIVKQKWPLLDVVSGAYTEEIEATVLAGVKKYVEQYGVRVPQLGNFVLGIKDEDEKNLKKLYTDAAYVRMAGGMQGFQQFAAGKAMLGAGEGMAQGGGEGGGGGALLGGAGLGVGFGMAGMFQQQAMGAQQQQMPPQGQPGFPQGGGQPGAPGGLQGAPTPAGQATAGAGVTCPGCGKVVAPGKFCAECGKPMATGPKFCSKCGAKLADGAKFCPECGQKT, encoded by the coding sequence ATGGGTCTCATCAATTTCATCAAGAAGGGCGTCCAGGAGCTGATGATCGCGCGGCCGGACACGGCCAAGGGGTTCGCGCTCTACAAGCACCCGGACCAGACGATCCCGAAGTTCTCGCAGCTCACCGTGGACTCGGACGAGGTGGCGATCTTCTTCAAGGACGGAAAGGTCGTCGGCAAGCTGCCGCCTGGCCGCCACACGCTCGACACGTCGAACATCCCGTTCCTGTCGAACCTCGTCGACTCGTTCACGGGCGGCAACGTGCTCATCTCCGAGGTGTTCTTCGTCTCCACGCGCCTCTTCCCGAGCATCAAGTTCGGCGGCCGCATCGGCTCGGTCGAGGATCCGAAGTCCGGGGTGCCGGTCGAGACGATGGTCCACGGCGAGTTCTCGATCCAGATCGTCGATCCCGAGACGCTGATCATCGGCCTCGTCGGCATGGCGCAGACCGACAACGAGTCGTTCTTCTCGTGGTTCAAGCAGCAGGTGCTCAAGGTGATCCGGGATCAGACCGCGGAGCTGATCGTCAAGCAGAAGTGGCCGCTGCTCGACGTCGTGTCCGGCGCCTACACCGAGGAGATCGAGGCGACGGTGCTCGCCGGGGTCAAGAAGTACGTCGAGCAGTACGGCGTGCGCGTGCCCCAGCTCGGCAACTTCGTGCTCGGCATCAAGGACGAGGACGAGAAGAACCTCAAGAAGCTGTACACCGACGCGGCGTACGTCCGCATGGCGGGCGGCATGCAGGGGTTCCAGCAGTTCGCGGCCGGCAAGGCGATGCTCGGCGCGGGCGAGGGGATGGCGCAGGGCGGCGGCGAGGGCGGCGGCGGCGGCGCGCTGCTCGGCGGCGCCGGGCTCGGCGTCGGCTTCGGCATGGCCGGGATGTTCCAGCAGCAGGCGATGGGGGCGCAGCAGCAGCAGATGCCGCCGCAGGGCCAGCCCGGGTTCCCCCAGGGCGGGGGCCAACCCGGCGCGCCGGGCGGCCTGCAGGGCGCTCCCACTCCGGCCGGACAGGCGACGGCGGGCGCGGGCGTGACCTGCCCCGGCTGCGGCAAGGTCGTCGCGCCCGGCAAGTTCTGCGCCGAGTGCGGCAAGCCGATGGCGACCGGCCCGAAGTTCTGCAGCAAGTGCGGCGCCAAGCTCGCCGACGGCGCCAAGTTCTGCCCCGAGTGCGGCCAGAAGACCTGA
- a CDS encoding DUF3343 domain-containing protein: MILLFESVHRVIQAEASLTRAGVPCALLPTPKELSAECGMCVEVDAADLAAARAALGPLAVTVVGEDLP, from the coding sequence ATGATCCTCTTGTTCGAGAGCGTGCACCGGGTCATCCAGGCGGAGGCGTCCCTCACGCGCGCCGGGGTCCCGTGCGCGCTCCTCCCGACGCCCAAGGAGCTGTCGGCGGAGTGCGGGATGTGCGTCGAGGTGGACGCCGCGGATCTCGCCGCGGCCCGCGCCGCCCTCGGCCCGCTCGCAGTGACCGTCGTCGGGGAGGATCTGCCGTGA
- a CDS encoding aminotransferase class V-fold PLP-dependent enzyme — protein sequence MHAADPELVARYFDHGATSFPKPAGVAPAITRYIDGCGGTYGRAAYGQVQDASRLVFGARERLARALGVSDSSRVVFTLNATHALNLAIQGLARQGGVVLVSPLEHNSAMRPLAALGARLGLRTVTMPHGEDGRVKPEEISIPRGTCLAVVSHQSNVNGVVQPLAAIRSRLDDVPLLVDAAQSAGELPIDAERGGLDLVALSGHKHLLGPTGVGALYVRPGLALPALMPGGTGSRSDSLEQPEAMPDALESGTPNVAGLAGLGAALEFLEANGPGPGARPARLAVEALRRIPGVRVIAASDPLHQGGLFSFTVDGTPPSEIARFLYARHRIAVRAGLCCAPAAHAALGTKAGGGAVRVSFGRFHDDGAVARIATAVADAVRNR from the coding sequence ATGCACGCGGCCGATCCGGAGCTCGTCGCAAGGTACTTCGATCACGGCGCGACGTCTTTCCCGAAGCCCGCCGGCGTGGCGCCCGCGATCACGCGCTACATCGACGGTTGCGGCGGCACGTACGGCCGCGCGGCGTACGGCCAGGTGCAGGACGCCTCGCGCCTCGTGTTCGGCGCCCGCGAGCGGCTCGCCCGGGCGTTGGGGGTCTCGGACTCGTCGCGCGTCGTGTTCACGCTCAACGCCACGCACGCCCTGAACCTCGCGATCCAGGGGCTCGCCCGGCAGGGCGGCGTCGTCCTCGTCTCGCCGCTCGAGCACAACTCGGCGATGCGACCGCTCGCCGCGCTCGGCGCGCGCCTCGGGCTGCGCACGGTGACGATGCCCCACGGCGAGGACGGCCGCGTGAAGCCCGAGGAAATATCGATCCCCCGCGGCACGTGCCTCGCGGTCGTGAGCCACCAGTCCAACGTCAACGGCGTCGTCCAGCCGCTCGCGGCGATCCGATCGCGGCTCGACGACGTGCCGCTGCTCGTCGACGCGGCCCAGTCCGCGGGCGAGCTCCCGATCGACGCCGAGCGCGGCGGGCTCGATCTCGTCGCGCTGTCCGGCCACAAGCACCTGCTCGGCCCGACGGGCGTCGGCGCGCTCTACGTGCGCCCCGGGCTCGCGCTCCCGGCGCTCATGCCCGGCGGGACGGGTAGCCGCTCGGACAGCCTGGAGCAGCCCGAGGCGATGCCCGACGCGCTCGAGTCCGGCACGCCCAACGTCGCGGGGCTCGCGGGGCTCGGCGCGGCGCTCGAGTTCCTCGAGGCGAACGGCCCCGGCCCCGGCGCCCGCCCCGCCCGGCTCGCCGTTGAGGCGCTGCGCAGGATCCCCGGCGTCCGGGTGATCGCGGCCTCGGATCCCCTGCACCAGGGCGGCCTCTTCTCGTTCACGGTCGACGGGACCCCGCCGTCCGAGATCGCGAGGTTCCTGTACGCCCGGCACCGCATCGCCGTGCGCGCCGGCCTGTGCTGCGCGCCCGCCGCGCACGCCGCGCTCGGCACGAAGGCGGGAGGCGGCGCCGTGCGCGTCTCGTTCGGGCGCTTCCACGACGACGGGGCGGTCGCGCGGATCGCCACCGCGGTCGCCGACGCGGTGCGCAACCGATGA
- the rpsT gene encoding 30S ribosomal protein S20, with amino-acid sequence MANHPQAKKRNRQRLRITARNRHVRSTVRSFVKSVANAIEAADKDKAKAALGEAVRQLDKAVTKGVVPRKAASRKISRLTVAVAKLQ; translated from the coding sequence GTGGCTAACCATCCGCAGGCGAAGAAGAGGAACCGGCAGAGGCTCAGGATCACGGCGCGCAACCGGCACGTCCGCTCGACCGTTCGCTCGTTCGTGAAGAGCGTCGCGAACGCGATCGAGGCCGCCGACAAGGACAAGGCGAAGGCGGCGCTCGGCGAGGCCGTGCGGCAGCTCGACAAGGCCGTGACGAAGGGCGTCGTGCCGCGCAAGGCCGCGTCCCGCAAGATCTCGCGCCTCACGGTCGCCGTGGCGAAGCTCCAGTAG
- a CDS encoding ATP-dependent Clp protease ATP-binding subunit produces the protein MTISNPESMQEIAARAAQLADSGKGRLDTGYLLLAVFTGTGTAAKTLSLRGLTETSLRAAIREADAEPTGVLAEVEAKAKQYAATIREGSPPTALHLLAALATVRECAAYAVLSRAGLNIDLIRNQALRNMTTGLTRERAEHDDVPGAPKRPPTGARTDALPPAKQLKIRTMEGRSPVRERRARRREAPPPEPAVRGRRPAGEIAPTRVPRDVGSHIEQAQRRTRNLRERAPQEGAPKRETPQREAPVPTPARTLDADRFAVDPKEYPLLAGLGRNLTAAAAEGRLDEIVGRENEMARIADVLNKRRANCPCLVGPSGVGKTAIVEGLALGLARGAAPGLEDRVIIEVRPSDLLTGTTLRGALGERLEGIKVEVARAQGRIVLFFDELHALLATHDGAEAVEDLKAAIGRGELPCIAATTDEEYARHVSSDPALARRFTAVDVGEPSEGEAVRIVTGVAPAYAAHHKVAYSAEAIAGAVRMSARYLPERALPDKAIGLIDLAGARAKRSGAAEVAAADVASVLAEQIGVPAERLTSSDRQKLLDLERELGARIVGHGGVLTAIAETLRRNAAGFRTGRPIGSFLLLGPTGVGKTETAKALAEILFAHESAMVRLDMTEFSEAHAVARLVGAPPGYIGHEEGGQLTEAVRHRPYCLVLLDEIEKAHRDVVQILLQVLDDGRLTDGRGRTVDFGNAVIAMTSNLGADLRELAGPKRRMGFAASGGGRDERAARGVRDAILEAARAALPPELWNRIDEPLVFEPLEREQVFEIARLMLSRVAAQLAKEHGVELIVEAGAVEALADAGGFDAELGARPMRRTIQRLVEGPIARLVLSGEIARGGKVALAADGGALVVKPA, from the coding sequence ATGACGATTTCAAACCCCGAATCGATGCAGGAGATAGCGGCCAGGGCCGCGCAGCTCGCCGACAGCGGCAAGGGCCGCCTCGACACCGGCTACCTGCTGCTCGCCGTCTTCACGGGGACCGGCACCGCGGCCAAGACCCTGTCGCTGCGCGGCCTGACGGAGACGTCGCTGCGCGCCGCGATCCGGGAGGCCGACGCCGAGCCGACGGGCGTGCTCGCCGAGGTGGAGGCCAAGGCGAAACAGTACGCAGCCACGATCCGCGAGGGCTCGCCGCCGACCGCCCTCCACCTGCTCGCGGCGCTCGCCACCGTGCGGGAGTGCGCGGCGTACGCCGTCCTCTCCCGCGCCGGGTTGAACATCGACCTCATCCGCAACCAGGCGCTGCGCAACATGACGACCGGGCTCACCCGCGAGCGCGCCGAGCACGACGACGTGCCCGGGGCGCCGAAGCGCCCGCCGACGGGGGCGAGGACCGACGCGCTGCCGCCGGCCAAGCAGCTCAAGATCCGCACGATGGAGGGAAGGTCGCCGGTCCGCGAACGGCGGGCGAGGAGGCGCGAGGCCCCGCCGCCGGAGCCGGCGGTGAGAGGCAGGAGGCCCGCGGGCGAGATCGCCCCGACGCGCGTGCCGCGGGACGTCGGCTCGCACATCGAGCAGGCCCAGCGCAGGACGCGGAACCTCCGCGAGCGCGCACCGCAGGAGGGGGCGCCGAAGCGGGAGACGCCGCAAAGGGAAGCGCCTGTGCCGACGCCAGCGCGCACGTTGGACGCAGATCGCTTCGCCGTCGATCCCAAGGAGTACCCGCTCCTCGCGGGGCTCGGCCGCAACCTGACCGCCGCCGCCGCCGAGGGTCGCCTCGACGAGATCGTCGGGCGCGAGAACGAGATGGCGCGGATCGCCGACGTGCTCAACAAGCGGCGGGCCAACTGCCCGTGCCTCGTCGGGCCCTCCGGCGTCGGCAAGACCGCGATCGTCGAGGGGCTGGCGCTCGGGCTGGCGCGCGGCGCGGCGCCCGGCCTCGAGGACCGCGTGATCATCGAGGTGCGGCCGAGCGATCTCCTGACCGGGACGACGTTGCGCGGCGCGCTCGGCGAGCGGCTCGAGGGGATCAAGGTCGAGGTGGCGCGCGCGCAGGGCCGCATCGTGCTGTTCTTCGACGAGCTGCACGCCCTGCTCGCGACGCACGACGGCGCAGAGGCGGTGGAGGATCTCAAGGCCGCGATCGGCCGCGGCGAGCTGCCGTGCATCGCCGCCACGACCGACGAGGAGTACGCGCGGCACGTGTCGTCGGATCCGGCGCTCGCGCGCCGCTTCACGGCGGTCGACGTCGGCGAGCCGAGCGAGGGCGAGGCGGTGCGCATCGTGACCGGCGTCGCGCCGGCGTACGCGGCGCACCACAAGGTGGCGTACAGCGCGGAGGCGATCGCGGGCGCGGTGCGGATGTCGGCGCGGTACCTGCCGGAGCGCGCCCTGCCCGACAAGGCGATCGGCCTCATCGATCTCGCGGGGGCGCGGGCCAAGCGGTCGGGCGCGGCCGAGGTCGCGGCGGCGGACGTCGCCTCGGTGCTCGCCGAGCAGATCGGCGTGCCGGCCGAGCGGCTCACGAGCAGCGACCGCCAGAAGCTGCTCGACCTCGAGCGCGAGCTCGGGGCGCGCATCGTCGGGCACGGGGGCGTGCTCACGGCGATCGCGGAGACGCTCAGGCGCAACGCGGCCGGCTTTCGGACCGGACGGCCGATAGGCTCGTTCCTCCTCCTCGGGCCGACCGGCGTCGGCAAGACCGAGACCGCGAAGGCGCTCGCCGAGATCCTGTTCGCCCACGAGAGCGCCATGGTGCGGCTCGACATGACCGAGTTCTCCGAGGCGCACGCGGTGGCGCGGCTCGTCGGCGCGCCGCCGGGCTACATCGGGCACGAGGAGGGCGGCCAGCTCACCGAGGCCGTCCGTCACCGCCCGTACTGCCTCGTGCTGCTCGACGAGATCGAGAAGGCGCACCGCGACGTCGTCCAGATCCTGCTGCAGGTGCTCGACGACGGCCGGCTCACGGACGGCCGCGGCCGCACGGTCGACTTCGGGAACGCGGTGATCGCCATGACGAGCAACCTCGGCGCGGATCTGCGCGAGCTCGCGGGCCCGAAGCGGCGCATGGGGTTCGCGGCGAGCGGCGGCGGCCGTGACGAACGGGCCGCCCGGGGGGTCCGCGACGCGATCCTCGAGGCGGCGCGCGCGGCGCTCCCGCCCGAGCTGTGGAACCGCATCGACGAGCCGCTCGTGTTCGAGCCGCTCGAGCGTGAGCAGGTCTTCGAGATCGCGCGGCTCATGCTCTCCCGCGTGGCGGCGCAGCTCGCCAAGGAGCACGGCGTGGAGCTGATCGTCGAGGCCGGCGCGGTCGAGGCGCTCGCGGACGCGGGCGGGTTCGACGCGGAGCTCGGCGCGCGGCCGATGCGGCGCACGATCCAACGCCTCGTCGAGGGGCCGATCGCCCGCCTCGTCCTCTCGGGCGAGATCGCCCGCGGCGGCAAGGTGGCGCTCGCGGCCGACGGCGGCGCCCTCGTCGTCAAGCCCGCCTGA
- a CDS encoding flagellar assembly protein FliH, which yields MGRVIRRDALVGEPIRLSAEAARRAERVIDDAAAGERIARDRGLVAEVAAHMAERIVGDALERRPALLDALFERALAEIGALRPARIRVHPEDRARTGIDAAAAARGMEVADDPSVGRGGCVVEARGASSDHRLEVLLEALRAAAEGTSRD from the coding sequence ATGGGCCGCGTGATTAGGCGCGACGCGCTCGTCGGGGAGCCGATCCGGCTGAGCGCCGAGGCCGCGCGCCGCGCGGAACGGGTGATCGACGACGCGGCGGCCGGGGAGCGGATCGCCCGCGACCGGGGGCTCGTCGCCGAGGTCGCGGCGCACATGGCCGAGCGGATCGTGGGCGACGCCCTCGAGCGCCGGCCGGCGCTGCTCGACGCCCTGTTCGAGCGGGCGCTCGCCGAGATCGGCGCCCTGCGGCCGGCCCGCATCCGCGTGCACCCCGAGGACCGGGCGCGCACGGGGATCGACGCGGCAGCGGCGGCGCGGGGGATGGAGGTCGCCGACGACCCGTCGGTGGGCCGGGGCGGCTGCGTGGTCGAGGCCCGCGGCGCGTCGTCCGATCACCGCCTCGAGGTCCTGCTCGAGGCGCTGCGCGCGGCGGCCGAGGGGACGAGCCGTGACTGA